The sequence below is a genomic window from Babesia bigemina genome assembly Bbig001, chromosome : II.
AACAGTTGCCAATTGTTGATGGCAAAGTGCGTTTTGCTGTAGTGTTCGCGTCAACAGCTCACGTTGAGGTAAGTGTGTACGTACTTGCCTAATCATCTCGTCGCGtagcagctgctgaagtaCAAAGAGATATCGGTAGAAAACGGAGTGGTTGAAGTCACTGCTCCTGATGAAAGCGATACCGTATGGAACTCGGTTGGCGACATGATGACGTACGCCACTGCGGTAAGTGTTCGTGTAAACTACTAAGCCTCATAGACGTATTCGAAATTAACGCGTGTTTAGGTTCCAATCTTCCAAATGGCTCAAGATGGTCTCAACGTGGCGCTCAATCAACTGTCTTTGAGCTGGGGTGGTTATCTCGGTCATTAGAGCGCCTGAGATTGCGTGAACTCAGGGTTGTCCTCTTTTTTGGACTTGGTGTTGCGCAGCAACACCGCATGGATGTTCGGCGTGACTCCTCCCTGCGACAGCGTTACCCCTCCGAGGAAAGCGCTGAGCTCTTCGTCGCCCCTGATGGCTAGCAGAATTTCACGAGGTGTGATCCTGCTCCTCTTGCGATCTCTGGCAGCGTTGCCAGCCAACTCGAGAATTTCAGCGCACAAGTACTCCAATACTGCCGCAAGGTAAACGGGAGCACCAGTACCGATCCTTCCCGCGTATCTGCCGCGCTTCAGCTGTCTACTGATCCTGCCGACTGAGAAGATAAGTCCGGCCTTGGCAGCTCGTGACATGCGCTTGGTGGCGCTTTTCCTACCCTGAGTGCTAACCGTCATTTTGCTAATGGATAGTATGAACCAAAATATAATGATCAGTAGCGGACGGGGGTTGCCTCCACGCTAGTATCGCGCACACACCACCCATTAGATGGAGGGTAATGAGATACGTTAACACATGGGGCCCATACAGTCATTATAAATCAATTAAAAAGTGTGTTAGTGTTTTAATAACTTAGTACGTGAACAGCGGTACACGCTACGTCAGAGGAACGACGGTGTGTCTGCCAAAACACATCAAcatcattaatcgttgttaGTGCAACCCTGCACATAGATGAAATCTCTGATCGTTCAGCGGTTGCTGTACGACAGCGTCTTACACTTATGATATAGACATCATGTATTGCATCGATACAACGTATATCGATGTGTATCTAAGTACAGTGTCTACGCACTTTTACGCGCAGTAGCATTTAAACTGTTCGATACGATACACCTGCACACAATAAGCCGCCAATTTATAGTCCAACAGCCTGCCACATAATGTGTTCGCGGGGCTGTGGTCATTGCGTGTTTGGCGTTTCAGTCTCCGTTTGTGGTTGATCGATAAATTTCTAGTCGTGTTTATTTTGCGGATGCGCGTGCGTCCGACAATATCTCTACTTTAGCTGTTTGTTTTGAAGGTAGGTGGCTGGTCGTTTTCTGCGTCGAGCTGTACGGTCATTTTCGGGTGCTGTTTGCGTCGAGTGGTGTTGTGCTGGCGTGTTCAATTTGTGTTTTTGTGTTTGTGATTTGCGTTTTGTTGATGTGCGTCAATTTTGTTCCAGATGGCGAGAACTAAGCAGACGGCGCGCAAGTCTACCGGAGGCAAGGCTCCGCGTAAGCAGCTTGCGACTAAGGCGGCGCGCAAGGCAGCGCCCGTGACTGCTGGCATAAAGAAGCCTCACCGATACCGCCCTGGTACCGTTGCGCTGCGTGAGATCCGCAAGTTCCAGAAGTCTACGGAGCTGCTGATCAGGAAGCTTCCTTTCCAGCGTTTGGTGAGGGAGATCGCGCAGGATTTTAAGACTGACCTGCGTTTCCAGTCACAGGCTgtgcttgcgctgcaggaggCTGCGGAGGCATACCTGGTTGGCCTCTTCGAGGACACCAACCTCTGCGCAATTCACGCCAAGCGCGTGACCATCATGCCCAAGGACATACAGCTCGCTCGCCGTATCCGCGGCGAACGCGCGTAAACTATTCAGTTTGTGTAGGGTGTCGTTAACTCCCTGAATCTCGCGATTTTGCAACGATCGTCGTAGATCTGGCTGATCTGGGAATCGTGTACGTCTGTGGACTTCATTGCCACATCATCCAGTATTGCGTAGAAGTATTTTACATACGTCAATCTGTTAGTACGTATCTCTGTGATACATTGAGTTGTTTTAATAGTAAAAATATTTTTTACCATTGTTCTGCTTTTTTGAACGCCTCTCCATTGGCAACATTTATTGTACAACGGACTTGTGTATTGTCAGTGTGTTAGCAATTTTCTTATGATGAGCGAGGGTAGTAGCTCATCTACAGCTGACGAATCAAGACATCACAAAGGATTTGACAGCGGCGTGTTTTCTTCTGTAGCTCCAATGGCAATCGAGAGAAATGGACCAGCATCGATATCAACATTGAAGATGACAAAATCTGACTCCAACAGCGGCGGTGTCGGCAGCAGAACGTTTGCAAGCATGTGCAAATGGAGTTGGCTACCGTCTTTAATCTTCTTTACCTTTGGGATCTTTTGCATGTCGGCTGCGCTTTTAACTGACCGATGGGCAGGAATAAGGATTGACTATAAAAGTGGACCGGCAGTAGGCCGCAGCCACACAATGTTGGGTTTTAAGGACCTGAAGCGTTTGGACTTCTTTCACATCTTTGATGCGACCATGATGTTATCAAGAACTCTGCCATATACTACGATCATCAATGATTCATACTGCGCAGAAGATATCAACGGTGTTAGCAAAGTCGAACTAGATGATTATCCCGCTGTTTTAAGGCGCATAGACCAGGTAGGATTGCTGGATCATGATAAAGAGGTGGAATTCATCGCAAAACATGGCCGCGTAATCTACGATGTCTTGTGTAGCTCTATTCCAAAGTTGGCACATGATGGGTACGTCTTGCTGACTCTGCTGCCTATGTCGTTTATTCTCTATTTCCCGCTTATCATAATGTGTCTCTTACGGAATATTTTTGACAAGACGTCAACCCCGAAAAGTTGGTATGAAACGATAGAGATAGTTGCTATAATCACGTGGGTTATTTCGTTGGTATTAGGAGCAATTGGATTGACCTACTATTGGGTGAGTGTATCGAACCCTCTGTGCGTGAACGGTTTTGGGGAGCTTACGGGTTGCGTTGTCCACTCTAGCGTGGTCCTTACTTTGCTGTACGTGCTAAGCAGCTTCATTTCGTTGGTGTCGTACGTGTTTTACGGCATCAGCGTGAAGAAGGGTGCGGGTCACGGCGCAGTGAGGTGGACGATGAGTGGTTTCCGCCGCGACACCGAGGCATTGTGATGACCTTACGTTGGTTGCTGGAGCACGTGTCCGGTCTGGTGGAGCGGCGTTGCGTACACTTCAGCAAGCCGGCGCCTAACTGCGAATCCTCGCGTGACCCGCCTCGTCGGTTCTGTCGCGGCGGTCTGCGTCACCACGGAGAGTGGATCAGCACGTGTGCCCTGATCAGCCGTACGCTGCGCGCTGAGGGCATGCGCTGCGACGTGTTCTATTCTACGGAGACCGGCAGGAGATTTGTGCGTGCGCTGGAGAGCCGTCTGTGCAGCCTTAACGCGCAGCAGCTTTTCCAGGTGCTTCTGGCAGGTCGGAAGTTTGAGGTGCGTGCCCGTATCCATTGCGGCAACCCTGTCACAGGCACCGATCGAGTGTGTCGTACTTAGAGAACTACTGCCTCAGTTGTCCAGGTTGGACACGGTGAGCGTACTGCGCCTACCCACTCTGGTTGCATCACGCGATCCTGCCTTGTGGCGTGTGTTGTGGCAGGTGAGACGCATATTAAGAGTTTCAAGTGTCGTAGGAGCTGGATTCTCGTCAGATCGGTGTCAAAAGTGGCTCCGGAGCCCTGGTCCGAGTGGAGACCCATCTGCTCGAGTCGTTGAGGTATGGCGCCGCCAAATAAATGTACAGCTAAATAATTACTGATAGTAGAATGGTTCATCCTCGTCACTTAGGTCTCCGTATAGCATGTCCAGCTCGTCTTGGTAGTTTTTGACGCTTGAGATGTCATTCGGTTTCTTCTTTGAGAAGGTGACCTGGCTCTGCTTCGCCTCCTTGGCTTTGATGGCCGCTTCTATCTTGCGTTTGAGGGTTTGCAAGTCCTTCAGCTCTATCTTTTTCTCGCAGGCCTGGAAGAGAGTGTCGATGAACTGCAGCCATACGGCGCTTTTCGCCTGCGCACTCTGTCTCGCTTGGGGTCACGCTTACCTGGCTCTGTTCTATCTTTTGCGATAGCTTCTTCGCGACGTTGTCGCAGTCCTTAAGGCACTTGAGTGACACGTGCGCCAGTGGATCCGTGGGAACTGCGTGTTGTGCTTCCTCACGTTACTACACTCACTGATAGCATGGATCGGGTTCTGCGCGAAAACGTCGGCCTCCGCGTCTTCGCTCCCGCCGCCTCGACCCTTACCGGGCACTGAGAACAGATCATCCACGAAATCCCTATCCGCAGACTCGctcaacctgcgcaatATGTTGCATTACAGCTACAGCTGCCATTACTTTTGCGCCCGTAGTTTCTCGGAGAGCTTAGCCACGTCTTCCGGGGCCGGCGGCTCCGCTGAAACTCATAGACTTTTAGCTACGCGACGTTGACATACGCTGCTGCTCATCTTCGGAGTCCGTGTACGCATCCCAGGAGTCGAGTGTGTCGCTGTCCGGCGCCATTGGCTTGCAGTTGTATCCAGAGAGCCAATGAGCCTAGTCCCTTGATATGTGTCCTCCGAGCGTGCTTGCTATTCCTCAGATGGAATTCGAAGTTTCTCTTCGGCTTTCTTAGTGTTGGCCGGAGGTGGCCTGGGTCGCGGATGGGGGCGTGAAGCCTACACATTATGGTCTGTACGCGCCGCTGCGCCTTCTACCGGTAACAGTGCGTGTTTCAATTGAGTGCCTGCTTCAAATGTGCTGTTACCATGTGTTTTTCTTGAGGAATCCCTAGTGTTTTGCGTTGCTGCAATGTCTGCGCTTCTGCGTGAGCTGTGTCCTGTGAACGTCCTCCGGCCCACGTTTCCTTCTTCGGTGACTTCGTCATCTGTATCTGCGCTGGTTGCGGTGTACAATGATGCGGTCTCTCGTGAGTCGGGTGCGTTGGAGCGTGCTCTGCGTGAGGTTTACTCCTTGGATTCTGTCTCACTTCCGTCCGTGATTGATTTCGAGGGCATGTCGTCGTATCATTCGTCCGTGCTGCGTGGCCGTCGTTTGTCGgtgttgtcgtggattgCCTTGAACTGGAAGGGCTGCGTGTTACGCACTGATGTGGGTTTATACGGTGCTTTGCAGAAGTCGTTGCACGGCGTCGATGGCGACGCTCTTTCGACTCTGACTGCGGCTATGTTTTTTGTGCTTCTGAGCGTAGGTGGTGATGTGTCTTCGTTTACCGCGTGTCAGTTGTCCGGCATCATCTCTGGCTTTCGGTTGTTTGGCAACTCGCTTGTGCAGTGGCTGTGGTGTATCgccacgctgctgctgtacaACACGTCGTTCGTGTTCAGCCATTCCGGCATTGTTGTTTTGTGGACAGCCGTCTTCCACCTGTGCGTGATTCACGAGTGTTGTGCATGACTTTTCAGCGTGGGCCTGCTAGTGCTGCATGGCGCCGTGAGGCCCAAGTCCGAGTCTCGTGGTGGCGCCGTTGACGGCTCCGCAAGGTATCTGGTTTCAGTGCTATCCTCACGTCGTTTAGCTACCTGCGTGCCCACGTCTGCGTCCGTGGTCTCTTCATGGTCGCCACCATCATCGGTACGGTTGCGACGCTGCCGTCGCTCACCCCCCTCAGCAATACTGGCATACGACAACCTGCACTTTAACCGACGCTGCGCAAAGACCTTCTTCAACGGATACTCAGCGGTGCGTAAATACACACATACACCAATCACAAACACAGATGGACATCGGCTGCGGTTTCATGATAATTCAATCGGGATCCATGAGTTCTTTCAGCCGCAGTATGTGATTGTCGATCAAAGtctcaactttttcagATAGCCGTAAGCGCACCTTTATAAACATATTGACACGTCACTGGACGCTGTTTCTTTTGGGTTTTGTTCGGTCATTGGCAACAAGTGCGGTGTCCTACGATGTACCTGTGGAGGAGTACGGCGTTCACTGGAACTTTTTTTTGTCTCTTGGAGTCACCAAGATTCGTAAGTCTCAGTTCTCGTTGATGCGCGTGGTCATGAATGCAACAGTATCGGAGCTCTTGCTCTCTGTTATACCGGAGAGTCTGGTTAACCTGGTACCCTTCGTCATAGCATTCGTCTACGAGTGGTTGCTATGGCTTTTCGACGCAGTGCATACCGTTCCGGCGATAGTGCGGACCAATCTGCTCACGGCGAATAAGGAGGGTATTGTAGCTGTACCCAACTCCGTATCATTATTTTTCATCGGATATTGCGGCGCCCGTGCGTGCGGTAAAGTCTACCGGGTACGCGGTCGGGGGGTTGCTATGGTTTTTAGTGCAAGGTAAAGCGTTCGTTTATCAATTTTTCAGTTTTATTAGTATCGGTATGTTATGCGCGTCGGCATCGTTTGCGCTCTTCCTTCTGGGTTTTCCCAGTTCGAGGACTCTGGTACGTTCCCGCATCACAGCCATCACCCGGATCAGGTGAACCTGCGGTTCGTGCTGAACACATCAGCCGTCGCCATGGGATTCCTAGCAAGTGTCATTGCGACGCAATGGCTTTGGGGTGAGCCTTTCCACGCAAACTGCACTTAACCTCCGCAGGTGAGAACATGGACGTCACCGTAGTGGAATGCATCGGCAAGCACTCGATCGAATTCTTTCTCCTGGCTAACGTGATTACGGGTGCGGTGAATGTTTTTCTGCAGCCGTTGTTGCTCCCATTGCCGCTGATGTTCTTGCTCGTCGTGGCATACGGAGCGGTTTGTTGCCTGTGCGTAATGCAGTTGGACCGTCGCGGTATCAAGTTACTATGAAATAACTCCGCTGGCCATCAGCACGTGTTCCACGAATTGTTCGGCCTCCTGGTTCTGCAGGTCGCATCCGTTGGCCACAAATTTTTGGACCATGAGCTCGGCCGTCGATGCTTTGAAGGCGTGAAATTCGTCAATAATCTGCAGTTTTTTATTCAGTTGGGATCACGACCCACCATGTCACGCGTGTCATCTATGATCCCTATGGTGAACTTTTGGTTGCCCTTGAATTTGGCGGCGAGCTGCGCCGTGATGCGATCGAGCGCTGGCTTCCACGCCTCCGCTTTCGGCGTCATATCGGCGCACCTCCTCTGGAGTGCATCCCGCTCGGCTGCGATGCGGTCATGTTCCGCCTGGGATGACAGCTTCAGGTGTGCGATGGCGTTCTGCGTCAACGATGAGCACACGTGGCCCTGGTACCCACCCGCACATTGGCCTTCAGCTCCGCTTCGTATCGCGCGCACGCTTCGAAGGTGTTCCGGCGTTCTGCTTCCGCCTTCTTTTGCTCCTCCCTCGCCACCTTCACGGCGTCGATGGCCAGCTGGCGGTACTTTTTGATGAGGACGTCCACATGCTCCAGCACCTGCCGCTTCGCCTCTATGAGCTGGCGCTCATGCTCTTTCTTCATGAAGGCGATTTTGCGATCGAACTGTTCCTCGCCTTTCGCTCTGCTGATCGGGGACGCCGTGTGCTGATTCTCTCTCAGAGACCTGGCGAAATGTGTTTCATCGTTGCCCATACAACTCACCTGTAGCAGCGCATCGAGGCATCACGCGTTCTCTGCGAACGTTGACACTAACGGATCGTTCACATTACCATGGGGGAGCTTGTGTCTGCCTCTTGCCCATCACTGGCGGGCCTCGCCGCCCTAACCCTGACGTTCTGCTCGTTCTTCATCCGTCGCACCGCATCGCGATCGatatgcagcagcgccgcctgCAGCCGTCCTGCAGAGCGACGGTTCGTATCTGCGGTGAACTTGAAGTGCGGCGGTGGCAATTTGTTGCGCTCCGAGGCGATCATTCGGGGCGTGATCGGCACCTCGAGCATGAGCCCCTTCCCATGTCTGACCCATCCCTCCGGCAGCTCATCCTCATTTTTGCTAGTTTCTGCGGCATTTCCATCCATGTCTCCGCCGCCTTCCGATTCCGCCAGGCTTTGGTTGGGGATTCGACTCAGGTGTGTACCTGTCTGTGTCTGCTGCGGTGCCTCGCCACCCGAGCCGTCGCGTGGCGACTGCACATCCTCCGCCTCCCAATCGCTATCCATGTGTGACGCGGGAAAAGGTTGTCTCGCAGCAACTTCGGCGTTTGGGCCCATCGAGAGCCGCGCGACACCCTGGTGCGTCCGCCCGTGTTGCGCGTTACTCAGTGGTTGAGTAAACCGCGCAGGCTGCGTAAGACGTCCCACGTGGGTTTGAGTTGGTTTGCTCTTTCTTGCAACAGCCGTTGAGCATGCGTGTCCGCTGCGATGGGCGGCGGCTCGAAGTGTATCAGTGACGTCCAGTACGGCTCGTCCGTTTTTATGCGGTCGCACA
It includes:
- a CDS encoding HISTONE fold protein,putative; protein product: MARTKQTARKSTGGKAPRKQLATKAARKAAPVTAGIKKPHRYRPGTVALREIRKFQKSTELLIRKLPFQRLVREIAQDFKTDLRFQSQAVLALQEAAEAYLVGLFEDTNLCAIHAKRVTIMPKDIQLARRIRGERA